The window CAAGTACCGGGGGGCAGCGTCCAATAAGTGATTGGAGTGAAGACTATGTTGTGTTGGCTAGCACAGAAGAAACCTGTATCGGCGGGCCAACTATCGATGGAGTTCTCCCCGCCCGGCCCAACTGTGTGCTCCGTAACGGTGACACCTATAGTCAAACGCTCACCATTATTGGCAGCAACTTCCCAGCGCCCCGCACCAGCCAGAATCTGCAATTTCGTCGAGTGGACTACGGGCAGGAAACTATTTATTTCGGTACAGAAGTTAACTGGGAGAACAGTGGTGAGATTTCATTGGATGTTTCGCTTATTGCAAGCTACCTTTGGCCATGGCATGCATACATCCCCCTACAAGTTAGAATCACCGACTACGACACTTATACCGGCTCTCAAGTACCTGTTTCCGAATGGAGCCCCGGAAGTTTCGTTCTCGCAGAAAATGAATCGGCATGCCACTAATGCTTTCTAGTTACCTGCCTAGTCCGTACTTTTTTGCAAATAGATTGAGGTAGAGTTCTGCTTTTCTCCACTGGTGATTTCTGGGGGATTGCCAGTGGAGGCACTTATTTAGTGTAAGACGCTGTATTACTTGTATTAAACTATTGCACGGTTAAAGTCTTTTTAAATATCTTCACAATGATATTTTCTAAAATTTCTCGGCTTGGTTCGGCAACATCACTGCTTTCACTTTCATCACCTAAACGGCTGCACACAGCACTTATACTGAAGTCCAATTCAGAAAGTGTTGCCGCAAATAATTCAGGCTCTGATTAGAGCTATTATTTCTAAGCCACTCGAAACGTACTCGTTAAATTCGGCATTGTGCTTGTGAACCGCGTAAAGTGAAAAGAAAAATATAAGCGCAAGATTATTGCGGGTATAAACGCCATTAATCGGTTCAACAAGCTGAATATAAAATCTCTCCAGCAGTTTGAACTGAGCTAGCTCATCGCTACTACCATTATGCGTGTAGGCAGGATGCCCATTACCTAAGTAGCTGTTGAGCAAAATAGTCTCTTGCGAATACCTTGCACGCTCCTTATTAGCCCTTGATGCTGTGGAAGCTCTACCGGCATAAAATAAAAATATCAGCAGTATGAATTTTTTCATCTTTCCAGCCGGAGACTTTCATGTCAACGTTTTTCCATCTTTTGGATTTGTTGCGTTAAATATCTCTATGATTTTTGACTATTCAACAACCAAGCGTCCATCAGACCTGCTTTCATATGAAGGCTTTCCCATATGAATAAAAATACCGCTAAAGCCAGGGGTATTTATTGGGATATATATTTTTTCTATAGAATGTGCTATACCAACAGGTGAACTAGAAGATATTTCGCCACGATATAATTGTAGGGGTTTACGCTTCTGCCTATTAATTAACAACAATATAAACGCACACTAATTTTAGTGCATGAGAGCTCTATAATTTAACATTATATTAAGATCTAAATATTTTTTATAAAAACTACGATAAAAATCCCATTAATATTTTCATGTTAATAGGATTAATAAAATCACAACCAATATACAATGAAGCGCCCCACACCTTTTTCGTGTGATGTGTGGAGCGCTCACCTGCAAACAGCACTGATGGAATTGAAGTACTCTTTTTGTCTCACCAATCATTCTCCGCCTAGACCAACATAAAAGTTGATCTGCCCTCCAGTCTCTCCGACATTATTGAAAGCAATATTTTGTTCGACAAAGTCTTTGGATCTCGCCGCATGACCGGGAATGGCTATATCGAAAGGCATATTTATGCTAAACCTATTCTGATTCATAAGCATGTCTACAACAAGTTTTAGCGGAGCTTTTAATTCATAGTCTTGATGGACACTTTTTACAATATAATCAATGCGATCAAGTGCATCTTGAAAATTTGATTTGCTTAGAACGTTAAGACTATAACTTACTGTAAGGTTGTACATATCGCAAAACTTTTGCTCTACAACCACTTTATCTCCGTTGTTGTAAGAAAAGGATTGCGTCTGTACCAGTTCGTTGCTGTCTGCGTCTATACCTTTTTGACTGTCGACTTGTTTAGCTGAAGGAAGATTGCCAATAAGCGTAATTTTTTCTCGTGAAAAGCTACAATTATTAGCTTGCACCGTCGAAACATTGTTGTCAGCCGCAAGTGCTCTTGATGGAGTGCTTGTTTCTGCTGAGCACGCAATGTTTGCTGCGAGTAATGCCGCTATTAAAACTCTATTTACTAGCATAGAATATGTTCACTGTTAATGAATCTGACTGGAAATAAAATTGACTTTTTGTTGTACCAGAAAACACTTTTCTTATTTGGCTTAATTTCTATGTGCCAACATGAATTAGATTTTTTAGTCTCATCTATATACTTTTCAATATAGCCTTCTGATTCAAGGGATTTTAACGCATTTGAAAATTTTGACTCACTAAAATTTTTGCATACACTCTTTGTTGAGTTATACCCTATATCAATCACGTTTAAAGACTTGTAATCTTCGATTGAAACACAGTGTTTAGATACTCGCTTACCCTCCTTGGCATATTCCTCAATTTTCTTCACCATTAGCTCGACAATTTCGCTGTCTTTTTTACTTTTATTATTTTCATAGATTTTTAAAACCGCATCTCCTCTCGCACCATATAAACTGTATTTCCTGCCCAAATTAATCTTGGCGTTGCGAAGCATAATAGTTGCCTGGTCCTCAGGTGTACGAAGCGTAGATGTTATGACCGCCTTATTCATCCCTGATTCCTTTAGTGCGAGCCTTATAACATTGAGACTGTAATCTGAAACAATTTGACGGGATGCTACCACGCCGTTATACGTTACAACGAGGTTTGATAGTCCCGCCAGAATACGGCCGTCTTTCGATGCTATCGCTTTTGGAGGTGAGGAAGGTTCGTTGAGGCTTGCCTCTATTTTATTTTGCTCAGCCTCGTCGAGATAAAGTGTCAAGTAACGGAAGGTCTTACCGTTTGGATCGACTCGACCGTCAGGGAAATTCATACCCGCTGAATTTTTTTGGAAGTGCTCAATCGCTGAAATCGTGTTTCTACCAATTTTTCCGTCAACCGTTAGCTTTACTCTTTTGGTATCAAGAGTTATAAATAAGTTCAAGTATATTTGGATTAACTTAACATCCCGATGTTGATTGACAGCGCCTTTTCCAACTGAACGCATAATTCCCTTTGGCATATAAAATATCCTTTTTAATTATGATATGCGGCTGCTCCCTTTTAGGTTTTCACCCCGTGTGTCAGATTAGCATATAGTCAAAAAAGTAGGGCAATGGTTGTCCATAGTTCGCGGTATTTATGTGATGTTATGCTGTGAAAACTGCGGGTTTGACTTAATTTTCACATCCGAAATGAGCTTATCGCCCAGGCCGTAGTTAGCCAAAGCATGACCAAAACCGTTACTCTTGGCAGACTGAATTCGTTTGTTAATTCGTCGGATTAAAGTAGCTTGTTAAAGCTCACCGGTTGAGCTTCCGAATGCCTCGGGATGTATGACGCCATCATCACCAATTTCATCCCAGGCTGGTTTGTAACTTGAATAGATATGGTGCTGGACCTTTAGATCATCTCCGCCTTGCGTGATGAGCCCCGCCGGAATTGCCATGCTATTCGAATCATTCTCCCTTGGGAGCGGCGAACCACATACGTTACAGAATTTTGTGGTCCAGTCACCGACTGGTTTTCTCCATGACCTTATCGAATCCAAACCCCTCTCCCAATTATAAAATTGGTTGGATGCAATGATAATTGGGATGCCTCCAGCGCCGACCGATTTCCGACAGATTGAGCAATGACACAAAATCACTTGAGATGTAGGTCCAGAGATTGTGAACCTCACCGCCCCGCAGACACACTCACCCTTTATCATCTCTATCGAATCTCCTACCTTGTTTCCCACAGCTCTGAAAACACCGCTCATCAGCGCCCAAACCGGAAAGCTTTTTTTGGTAAATTGAGTGCAGCTAAACCACAAAAAGAAAGTAGGTTTGGGCGCCTGCGTGGCGCCATTTTTTGGTCATTTAATGCGAACACCGTTTTGTTATGCGCTTTTTCAGATAGGTAGCAATTCATTGAGAATATTCCTCAGTTCATTGGTTATTAGTAGCGCTTCTTCACGTTGAGCCTCTTCCGCTTTCCCACTAGGGATGAGCATTTTAAGAGCGTACGAATACTCACTTAAATTAACAACTTCTGCCTCTCCAGACACAGCTTTTTCTGATGCAAACATGATCGCGTATATATCAATTACTTTCGACTCTCTATCGAATAGGCGATCAAGAGCATCAAACAAATTTTCCAAAATTTCTTTCTGTGTACAGTTCACTCTTCAATCCAATTACGTATCAGGCTTTGTTTACTATTAGCTGTGGCTCAATTTCATCCTTGACCTTTACAGCCTCATCCCTGCATTGTTCCAGATAGGCATGCATTTCTCTAGCGCATTGCTTGAGGTTATCAGAGCCTTCTTCTCTCGCAACTTGCCAATCATGCTTTTTAGAAAGGAATCTCAAAAGATTGTCAAAAAGCAAGGAGATTCTATTCGCACTTTGATCGCAAAAATAGAATTTCGATAGCTCCGCAGGTTCATAAAACTGCCAGATATCTTCGGACTTAGTATCAGGCCCACGACTGGAAAGAGCTGATATTAGTAATACTAGACTTTTATAAATTTCTAGCCGATTTTGATGCACCGCAATTCTATTTGCCTCTTTTGCTGCCTCAGCAGATTTCCTTGCATGGATTGCGGCCAAAAAAGCAACTATAACAGCCAAAATAGTTATTAACGTACTCAGCATGATCTAAAGCCTAACATTCTATTAAATTAACTCAGGAAGCATTTCCCTTTCTATATCCTAACACTACCACGCAAAGCCGATATCCACGGCAACATAAACCAGCTCAACGCTTCTGAATACCCTACGGCCTGCGACCGTACCTTCGATGGCCGTCAGCAATTTACTGGGGTTTTAGACTAAAAGCCCGCTTTCCAGTCACTGGCAGGAAATAGTTACAATACGCCAATATTTCCTCCTGGCAAATATTCGTCGAAGATAATCGCGCTCGCCGCAATATTTCGGTTGTTTGGGCACTGTGATTGGCTATTTTTCCGCTAGAGCGGTTTATTTAGGCCAATTTAGAGTGGGTGTCCAACTATTGCGCCTGTCTTGCGTGTGGGGGAGCTGCCTGAATTTGCATTTTTAAGAGAATTTATGATTTTCTGCGCATTCTCTTCCGAAACTATTGTGTATTGTGTATCTGGCTTTTCATCGCCATACTTATAGACCCCATCGTCTTTCCACATATACACATCTTTTGCAAATACTGGTGAAACTATTGGTAAAAGAATTAAAAGTAATTTTTTTAACAACAATCGAAACCTCCTGTAATGCCTATAGCACTTGCACAAATTGTGTAGTGCATTTTTGTGTAAAATTGAGCGCAGCGAAAACACAAAACAGCGTTTAGAAATTTGTGTCAGGTGGCTACATTTGTGAGGGCAAGTCACACCAAGTAACATCTACATTACGTGTCCTTTCGTTGTTAACAGGGCCTGCTTGCGCACCACATTCGTTACTGCCACACATAAAACCAAATGCAGCTGCAACCTCCCCGTATTCCGACACCAGCCGCACAAACTCGCCATCTATAAAGTAAAATTTATTTTTTTCTTTTCCTGTTGGCAACAAAATCGGAATTGGAACTACAAAAACAAAAGCCCCAACTCCTGACCAACTATAGCCATTATGGTATGTAATTATCTCGCATCGCCCCTCCTTAACGATTGATTCGGGAGCTCCCCAAGCAGAAAGAAGCTGATCTTTAGTTAATAACTCTGTGGAACCGGGATAATTAAATGTGTTTTTCTCGTTCGATATGTTTACCAACGATCTTTCACTTTCAAATGTACCATACGTACCAACAGCCAACCCCACACACCCCTGGAGTACGCCTAACATAACAATTATTAATATTTTTTTCATACCGAGCCTAGTTGGCCTTAACGCCCGGCTCACCAGCGCCCAAACCGGAGAGGATTTTGTGGTAAAGTGTAGCGCAGCGAAACCCACAAAAGCAGCGTAGGTTTGGGCGTCTGCGTGGAGCCGTTTGTTAGGCTTTTAATTGATATTAATCTTGGCAAGCTCAACTTTAAAGCCCATATTAATAAGTCTTCTTGCGTGGTGACGAAGATTTACCTTTGAAAAGAATGGCAAATGAAGATCGCCTACATTTTTTTGCATAACCGCCAGAACAACTCTGTATTTTCGCGGGCTATCCTCGCTGTTAAAATTTATGCTTAAATACGTTTCCTCTAAGTGCTTATTTACCTGAACCTGTACACTGGGATCATTCATTAGGAATTCGGTCGCTACAGATGCCTGTGCAAATAAGTGACTTAAAACAGAAGAAGATCCATACTTTTTGACGTGAATAAACGCATCACATTGAGAAAGTAAATCACAAAATTCTAGCCTGTTTCCCGTACCTTTTGGATGAATCCACTGTTGATCCAGGAGTGCAAAATTCTCACCATCGGCAATATGGCGCAAATACTCCCCCTCTTTCATGCCGTTGTATGGGGGAAATTTAATTTGACACTGAGTCAAAGAATTGAAAAAATTGTTTACGGAATCAGCGAACTCACTATCAACTCTGTACCATTTTCCATCATTTAAAATATATGTTTCTCCATTAATCTCCAGTTCGCAGTTCATACAATAAAAGACGGGCCAGCTTCCTATATTTTTTTCTTCCACATTAAATTTTAATATCTCTCTTCTTTTTAAAGTATCTATTGTTATAGGCTTCCTAGGTTTAGATTCAGCAATATACGCTGTCAGATCAAGCTCGCTATGCAAACAAGGCGACTGGTCCTTTTTTATTTTGTAGACGAACCCTGAAAAATCGTTGTAGTCAACAACTTCTGGCGGTGAAATCCACACATAATCATATTTTTCTTCGTTTAACAATTTAACCATTTCTTCATTCAGTTGTTGAAGAAGTGATGGGTCGGATACAAACTGTATAAAATCTACCCAAGGATATTTTTCTTGGTACTTATCATCTCTATAGGCCGATAGTAGTCTTTTTGCTAAATCTGGAAATGTATCCAATTCTATTTCGGTGTTAATTGAAACAGAGTCACAACCTGATACAACTTCTGAATTTTCGCTGTCATTGTTTTCAACTACAGCGCAGATTGATTTTAGTATCTCTTGGTCAAACTCAAAATCAAAGTCATTTACATTCGTGTTTTTGGAGGTTTGTGACCGCGTATTTAGTGAAACCTTTTCCAAGGTTGATTTGTCGATGGACTTTATTTGCTCAGAATCCCCAATGTTCAAAGTTACCCTTAATCCAAATCCACGCTCGACCATAAATGATTTCAACATTGACCTACCGTGCCCAAAGGTAAACGCAAATAGCTGATTTTCAATGTTTACAACTAAAAGCCCTCTTACGCTCTCTGATTTGAAAATATTTGAATCAATACCATTCACATTGCTAAATAGTTTTGACCATTGAGGCTCAGAACGAGACTTTTTAAGGTAAAGACCGCAAGGAACCCCATCAATATCTATAGGAATTCTCTTACCTATCTTGTCTTTATCTAAGGCATCCTCTTCAGTCACGCCTTCTTTTATCAAGTAACAAACCACATTTAATTTCATTGGAGGTGACTCCGTGTCGTCTGCCTAACGCCCCGTTAACGCGCGCCCAACCGTGAGCGTAGTGTAGCGCATAAAATGGCGATAGCCATGCGCGAAACGAAGCGGAGGTTCCGCGTCGCTGTTGAACGGTTTGTTATGCATTTACGCCTAACTTCGCCGTAATGCATTTCGGATTCTTTCAATAAACAATTCAACAGAATAACGATCAACAGCTTCATCTTCATATTCGCTGAATACTTTAAGTAGTGTTTCCATTTTTTGTGGCTGGCCGCAGTACCATTCTGTGCTGCCTATTTGTTGTGCATTAGTTTTAAATTCGCGAAACTCATTTTCCATTGCTTTCCCTAGATCTTCCGTGCGAACCGCAAGACTAATATTTGTATCATAAGGAATTTTATTATATCCATAGGATGGATTATGAGTAGAGTATCCTCTACGTACGACATTCAAATTAGGATCGGTTGTAATTCCAAACTTGAAAAAACAGATTGACTGACCTCTTCGCGTTAATACATGACGATCAAATATGTCAGGTGAAACGATGAAGTAAAGATATTTTGTTGCCATTGTAAGTCCTTTTTAAATTAATTGCATAACGCCGTGCTCAGACGAACCCATTGCGGAGTTTTTGCTTGTAGTATAGTGAGCAACGCGAACCCACAAGCAAAAGCGTAGCAATGGGTTTCGGCTGCAGCACTTTGTTATGTGTGTTTAACTTTATGTCTATATAATCGGTACCGTTTTCCATGGTCCTTCATACTTGGGCTCTTCAGAAATAGCCCGGAAACTTAGCTCACTCTCACCAGCTTTAAAGCATAGATTCAAATCATTCGCCTTCTTTATCAACTTAGTCATTATTGCGTACGAAGTCATAGTCTTTACTGAATCATCCGAAATTCTTACGTTCATGGCACTTACTTTATCCACAACTTTATTTTTGTCGTCGTCCATCTGACCATCTATTGTTACGCAATCATCCGAAAATACATTGGATGAAAATACCAGCAGTATTGCGATAGATAGCTTTTTCATTAATTTTCTCCTTATCTTTAGAATATTTTCTGGTTCACATAACGCTCCGCTAAGGGGCCGGAGCTGTGTTGATGGTTTTGTGCGAGCGTAGCGGAAAAGCACAAAACGAGCAACGCAGCGGAGGTCCAAGCAGCGATAGCTGCTGAGCCTTGAGCGGCTTGTTATGTGATTGAGCACTTTCTAAATAGATACGATACATTTGTATACGCGACAGTACCGATGATCACCCCTCCAGCATCACTTCCAGATTGCCTAAAAGAACATTTTTCTAAAACTTTTGTTGATTCCACGTTGGGTTCAGTGACGTTTGCCACCACTGTTTCGTAGCCCAGAAATAATGCATAGTCTAATACTGCTTTAAGCGACTCAGTAGCAAAGCCTCGACCATGGAATTTTGGCAGGAACATAAACCCAACCTCGACTTGTTTTTGGTTAGATGTATTTCTGAAACCAGTTACACCTAAAAATTCATTCGTTTCTTTTAGGTAAACAGCCAACGCTAACCAGTGGGACTGCTTAGTATCCCAATCCTTTATGCGTGACTCGAAGGAATTCTCGACTTCCGCTGCTGTCAAAGGATCAAAACAATACCTTGTCACATCATCATTTGTAATGAGACCCTGAAAATCAGCGCAATCCTTTCGCGTTAGCTGCGAAAGAATTAGCCTCTCAGTTTTTAGTTCGTGAGCCATGATCTCGGTTTCACATAACAGTTTATTCGATAAATTCAGCAACCATTTCCCTTTCTGTATCCTACCACCACCACGCAAAGCCAATATCCACGGCAACATAAACCAAGTCAACGCTTCTGGATACCCTACTGCCTGCGACCGTACCTTCGATGGCCGTCAGCAATTTACAGGGGTTTTAGACTAAAAGCCCGCTTTCCAGTCACTAACAGGAAATAGTTACAATACGCCAATATTTCCACCGAGCAAATATTCGTCGAAGATAATCGCGCTCGCCGCAATATTTCGGTTGTTTGGGCAACGTGATTGACCGTTTTTTTCGCTAGAACGGTTTGTTTAAGCTGATATAGCAGTTTTGCTCCGGGATTATCTTTATTCGTGTGCCGAGATATTTAACAGGCGCTTCAATTCAGCGGCGTAAGTAAAAATCGGCTTTGGTGGGCTTAAAAGCCGAAAGGCAACTAGCCCCACCAAGTCTACACACTCTGCCAAGGCCATCCGGTGACACCAAATATTGCGTATCGGCGTGAATATAGGGTCATGGACGGTTGGAGATGAGCAAACTGTGTCAACGGTGGGCCATCTGCGATTGTAGACCGGTAAAACTCAGTCAATGACTGGCCACCTGCGGTTGTAGACTGGGAGAACTCTGTCAAAGGCGGGTCATCGGTGGTTGAAGACCGGGAGAACTCGGTCAAAGGCGGGTCATCGGTGGTTGGAGACTGGGACAACTCAGTCAATGCCTGGTCACCCGCGACTGTAGCCCGGGGAAACTCAGTCAATGGCGGGTCATCGGTGGTTGGAGACTGGGACAACTCGGTCAATGGCGGGTCATCGGTGGTTGGAGACTGGGACAACTCGGTCAAAGGTGGATCATCAGCAGTTGGAGACTGGGAGCACTTGGTAAAGGAGGGGCCGCGCCTCGATATCAGGACTGAAAAAATCGGTCCGCGCCAGCAGGGCGCAGCAAAAAAGCCAGCTCGTTTAAGCGGGTAGTTTGTAATTCGAGCGCTAGCGATTTTATCTCAACCTGCTTGCTTTTCGCATGGCGGAAGCATTGTTCAACTTAGCAGGGTTTGCCTAACTAGAGCACTAGCAAATTCATCGCAACCTGCCAGCTTTTCGCATGGCGGAAGCATCGCACCGCCCTGGGGGGCGTTGCGACCCTGCGGGCTCGCGCTTTGCGCTCGTGGCAAATTGCTCCTACGGTCGCAATTTGTCGAACCGCGGTGGTGTTGTCTCAGGTGCATCCCTGCACCTGCCCCTTCGGGCACCTAAAGGTGGACCAAAACGCTCCCGGCGTTTAGTAACCCGCCGATGTGCACGGACATAAAAAAACCCCGCTCAAATGAGCGGGGTTTTCGCAATTCGAACACTAGCAAATTCATCGCAACCTGCCAGCCTTTCGCATGGCGGAAGCATCGCATCACCCTAGGGGGCGTTGCGACCCTGCGGGCTCGCGCTTTGCGCTCGTGGCAAATTGCTCCTGCGGTCGCAATTTGTCGAACCGCGGTGATTCTAAACCACCGCTGTACACAGACATAAAAAAACCCCGCTCATGTGGATTCACCCATAATTTGCCGGTCGAAATCACCCGTATCTTGTCAGAAGCAACCCCACAATTGTTCGAGTATTGGACATAGCAGGGCACAAATTAGCGCTGTTAACCCATAACATGACTGTACCGCAAGGTCTTTCACCCATAATTAGTCATGGTTAACTCTCTGATTCATATAGAAAATAATATATTCTCAACACTACTACCCCAAATCACTCGAGTGTTGGCTTGACCTACAATTGGCAGATAATGGCAGACCGGCGGCGTAATCGACGCTAGAGGCATGCCTGATGAAACTAGAAGCGTTGGGGGCAGCCAATAAATAGCTGCAAAAAACAAGCTTGTGTTTACTGCGTATTTAACCATCTGCCGTGTATATAAACAGCATAGAGAGCAATCATGTCGCGATCTGATAAGCACGTTGTCGAAATTGATAGCATCA of the Teredinibacter turnerae T7901 genome contains:
- a CDS encoding peptidoglycan-binding domain-containing protein, with the translated sequence MPKGIMRSVGKGAVNQHRDVKLIQIYLNLFITLDTKRVKLTVDGKIGRNTISAIEHFQKNSAGMNFPDGRVDPNGKTFRYLTLYLDEAEQNKIEASLNEPSSPPKAIASKDGRILAGLSNLVVTYNGVVASRQIVSDYSLNVIRLALKESGMNKAVITSTLRTPEDQATIMLRNAKINLGRKYSLYGARGDAVLKIYENNKSKKDSEIVELMVKKIEEYAKEGKRVSKHCVSIEDYKSLNVIDIGYNSTKSVCKNFSESKFSNALKSLESEGYIEKYIDETKKSNSCWHIEIKPNKKSVFWYNKKSILFPVRFINSEHILC
- a CDS encoding GFA family protein, producing MSGVFRAVGNKVGDSIEMIKGECVCGAVRFTISGPTSQVILCHCSICRKSVGAGGIPIIIASNQFYNWERGLDSIRSWRKPVGDWTTKFCNVCGSPLPRENDSNSMAIPAGLITQGGDDLKVQHHIYSSYKPAWDEIGDDGVIHPEAFGSSTGEL
- a CDS encoding DUF4124 domain-containing protein, coding for MLLKKLLLILLPIVSPVFAKDVYMWKDDGVYKYGDEKPDTQYTIVSEENAQKIINSLKNANSGSSPTRKTGAIVGHPL
- a CDS encoding TIGR04141 family sporadically distributed protein, whose translation is MKLNVVCYLIKEGVTEEDALDKDKIGKRIPIDIDGVPCGLYLKKSRSEPQWSKLFSNVNGIDSNIFKSESVRGLLVVNIENQLFAFTFGHGRSMLKSFMVERGFGLRVTLNIGDSEQIKSIDKSTLEKVSLNTRSQTSKNTNVNDFDFEFDQEILKSICAVVENNDSENSEVVSGCDSVSINTEIELDTFPDLAKRLLSAYRDDKYQEKYPWVDFIQFVSDPSLLQQLNEEMVKLLNEEKYDYVWISPPEVVDYNDFSGFVYKIKKDQSPCLHSELDLTAYIAESKPRKPITIDTLKRREILKFNVEEKNIGSWPVFYCMNCELEINGETYILNDGKWYRVDSEFADSVNNFFNSLTQCQIKFPPYNGMKEGEYLRHIADGENFALLDQQWIHPKGTGNRLEFCDLLSQCDAFIHVKKYGSSSVLSHLFAQASVATEFLMNDPSVQVQVNKHLEETYLSINFNSEDSPRKYRVVLAVMQKNVGDLHLPFFSKVNLRHHARRLINMGFKVELAKININ
- a CDS encoding GNAT family N-acetyltransferase — encoded protein: MLPWILALRGGGRIQKGKWLLNLSNKLLCETEIMAHELKTERLILSQLTRKDCADFQGLITNDDVTRYCFDPLTAAEVENSFESRIKDWDTKQSHWLALAVYLKETNEFLGVTGFRNTSNQKQVEVGFMFLPKFHGRGFATESLKAVLDYALFLGYETVVANVTEPNVESTKVLEKCSFRQSGSDAGGVIIGTVAYTNVSYLFRKCSIT